In one window of Ignatzschineria indica DNA:
- a CDS encoding lipopolysaccharide assembly protein LapA domain-containing protein, with the protein MKRIYFWLKLAIWLLIFAVMFIIFYVNRHSDVTFNYLLGEATINTSLFICIVFIVGAIFTIAVLALLNVSRLFQHLSLKSSVKKLERENAELKRKTHVL; encoded by the coding sequence ATGAAGCGAATCTACTTTTGGTTGAAATTGGCGATTTGGTTACTGATTTTTGCGGTAATGTTTATCATTTTCTATGTGAATCGTCATAGTGATGTCACCTTCAATTATCTGTTAGGTGAAGCAACAATTAATACCTCCCTCTTTATCTGTATTGTCTTTATTGTGGGAGCGATTTTTACAATCGCTGTTCTTGCATTGCTCAATGTTTCTCGACTCTTCCAACATCTCTCCCTGAAAAGCTCTGTGAAGAAGCTTGAAAGAGAGAATGCAGAGTTAAAGCGTAAAACGCATGTACTTTAA
- a CDS encoding nucleobase:cation symporter-2 family protein, with amino-acid sequence MKEDNLLYHLEDRPPFSISLLLAAQHLLAALGGIIAVPLVIGSALGLPSAEKVALVNAALLVSGAVTFVQSRGIGPIGLKLPAVMGTSFTFVASAIAIGNSEYGVAGILGSSLVASLVMIIGSFFMPQIRKLFPPVVTGTVVAMIGLSLLPVGLDWFAGGQVGSPQYASGPNLVVAFFVLFVVIALTQWGKGILASASIVIGMIVGYLAVIILEKGFGYELGLVDFSGVESAKVFALPSLFEYGFAFPISGIIGMSIAYLVTIVESSGNFLALGEATQTKVTGKRMKAGILCEGLGSALAALMSTTPFSTFAQNIGIISLTGVASRFVVAMAGILLLFAGIFPIFGALVVSIPLPVLGGAGLMMFAMIIAAGIQVLGRVEINKRNGLVISVSLGLGLMVTMRPEVLNALPEFVQVIFKSGITVGSLSALILNLILPGREIVADDEAEA; translated from the coding sequence ATGAAAGAAGATAATCTGTTATACCATCTTGAAGATCGACCTCCTTTTTCAATCTCACTCCTCCTTGCCGCTCAACATCTACTTGCTGCACTCGGCGGTATTATCGCTGTTCCCTTAGTGATCGGTAGCGCCTTAGGCCTTCCTAGTGCCGAAAAAGTGGCCTTAGTGAATGCTGCGCTCTTAGTTTCTGGTGCCGTCACCTTTGTCCAATCTCGAGGGATTGGTCCTATAGGGCTTAAATTGCCGGCTGTAATGGGGACAAGTTTTACCTTCGTAGCATCAGCTATCGCAATCGGTAATAGCGAATATGGTGTTGCCGGGATTTTAGGATCTTCATTAGTTGCTTCCTTAGTGATGATTATTGGCAGCTTCTTTATGCCACAAATTCGTAAACTCTTTCCGCCTGTTGTGACCGGTACAGTGGTTGCAATGATCGGCTTAAGTCTTCTTCCAGTAGGGTTAGATTGGTTTGCCGGTGGGCAGGTGGGCTCTCCACAATATGCTTCAGGCCCTAATCTTGTAGTTGCTTTCTTTGTGCTCTTTGTGGTGATTGCTTTGACGCAGTGGGGGAAGGGTATTTTAGCATCTGCATCAATTGTGATAGGAATGATCGTTGGTTATTTGGCGGTGATTATTTTAGAGAAGGGCTTTGGCTATGAACTAGGTTTAGTCGATTTCTCAGGCGTTGAGTCTGCTAAAGTTTTCGCGCTTCCATCGCTCTTTGAATATGGTTTTGCCTTTCCAATCTCCGGCATTATCGGAATGAGTATCGCCTATCTTGTAACGATTGTTGAATCGAGTGGAAATTTCCTCGCACTAGGTGAAGCAACGCAGACTAAAGTAACCGGTAAACGGATGAAGGCAGGAATCTTATGTGAAGGATTAGGGTCAGCGCTTGCTGCTTTAATGTCCACGACGCCTTTTTCAACCTTTGCGCAAAATATCGGCATCATCTCTTTAACAGGCGTTGCAAGTCGTTTTGTGGTTGCAATGGCAGGAATTTTGCTTCTTTTTGCCGGCATCTTCCCTATCTTTGGTGCGCTTGTGGTATCGATCCCTCTTCCTGTTTTAGGTGGAGCAGGTTTGATGATGTTTGCCATGATTATCGCTGCCGGGATTCAAGTATTAGGTCGTGTTGAGATCAATAAACGTAATGGTTTAGTGATCTCTGTCTCATTGGGTTTAGGCTTGATGGTAACGATGCGCCCAGAGGTGTTAAATGCACTTCCTGAGTTTGTTCAGGTAATCTTTAAATCAGGTATTACCGTCGGTTCGCTCTCAGCTCTGATCTTAAATCTTATTCTTCCCGGAAGAGAGATTGTCGCAGATGATGAGGCGGAAGCTTAA
- a CDS encoding DUF2335 domain-containing protein translates to MRKENHQAAENNKDSQANDLIQKLQKQGILDDAALKVIYENPEAAKVITQIAVQHKQESYDSPFPHLDHLERFNELYPDATETVFKEFERQGKHRRDMESIIVDRGTKFDLNAQKYGFFTSIILVIAALFGMYMGWDVLSYGILGFGVAPIVSSYFGKFSKKEK, encoded by the coding sequence ATGAGAAAAGAAAATCATCAGGCAGCTGAAAATAATAAGGACTCTCAGGCGAATGATTTAATACAAAAGCTTCAAAAGCAAGGTATTTTAGATGATGCTGCGCTGAAAGTCATATATGAAAATCCTGAAGCTGCAAAGGTTATTACTCAGATAGCTGTTCAACATAAACAGGAAAGTTACGATAGTCCATTTCCACACCTTGATCATCTGGAAAGATTTAACGAGCTCTATCCTGATGCTACTGAAACTGTTTTTAAGGAATTTGAGCGGCAGGGAAAACATCGTAGAGATATGGAGTCTATTATTGTAGATAGAGGAACAAAGTTTGATCTTAATGCTCAAAAATATGGATTTTTTACATCTATAATTTTAGTAATAGCAGCTTTGTTTGGAATGTATATGGGATGGGATGTTTTATCTTATGGAATTCTCGGCTTTGGTGTAGCTCCTATCGTATCTAGTTACTTTGGTAAATTTTCTAAAAAAGAAAAATAA
- a CDS encoding restriction endonuclease: MKCAFTISKYFFGYITMPLITLSVLTLMGLSLIHSENHWVAYLGVLYFTLLLLIPIISIGRWLYLSASEAFMITTAWAGFLLYIALFRHVNPLYPSIMALIPIIPTFKAIGDLVLRVGRKIISLNIFRREYEKDRRTASYTLEEIDQMDGEKFEHYVANLLHLYQFKKIRVSPYSNDKGLDVYAEHEKLKYGFQCKRWARNVPLSAIQEIYTAKDLYELDRIIVITNSGFTKAAIEAAIKLDVILIDRKRLGEMIRYLQP, from the coding sequence ATGAAGTGCGCATTTACAATATCAAAATATTTTTTTGGCTATATCACAATGCCATTGATTACCCTTTCGGTTTTAACCCTAATGGGGCTCTCCCTTATTCACTCTGAAAATCATTGGGTTGCTTATCTTGGCGTTCTCTACTTTACGCTTCTTCTGCTAATTCCTATTATTAGTATCGGTCGCTGGCTCTATCTCTCCGCATCAGAAGCTTTTATGATTACAACCGCTTGGGCCGGATTTCTGCTCTATATTGCGCTCTTTCGCCATGTTAATCCGCTCTATCCAAGTATTATGGCGCTTATCCCTATCATTCCTACATTTAAGGCGATTGGCGATCTTGTTTTACGAGTAGGAAGAAAAATTATCTCACTCAATATCTTTCGCCGAGAATATGAGAAGGATCGACGCACTGCGAGCTATACCTTAGAGGAGATCGATCAGATGGATGGGGAGAAATTTGAGCATTATGTTGCAAACCTTCTCCATCTCTATCAATTTAAAAAGATCCGCGTCTCCCCTTATAGTAATGATAAAGGACTCGATGTCTATGCTGAACATGAGAAACTCAAATATGGTTTTCAATGCAAAAGATGGGCCCGAAATGTCCCGCTCTCAGCGATTCAGGAGATCTATACAGCAAAAGATCTCTATGAACTTGATCGTATTATTGTGATTACCAATAGTGGCTTTACTAAAGCGGCTATTGAGGCGGCGATTAAGCTTGATGTGATCTTAATCGATCGAAAGCGTCTAGGTGAGATGATTCGCTATCTACAACCATAA
- a CDS encoding lipocalin family protein, whose product MRKLLLSLVLGGFVTLGQMASASDVKAVTDFDSQRYLGQWYEIARLPNFFQEKCVGDIAAKYHREGEGIAVVNRCRVADGKMDVATGFATLENSSGSELKVSFLPRYLRWVPFTKGDYWVLRIDPDYQISLVGDPDRKYLWLLSRTPTLSAEVIKDYLNSAKEMGYQLDNIIYTQNSVGDQQ is encoded by the coding sequence ATGAGAAAATTATTATTGAGTCTTGTATTGGGGGGATTTGTCACTTTGGGGCAGATGGCATCTGCAAGTGATGTGAAAGCAGTCACTGACTTTGATAGTCAGCGTTATCTTGGGCAGTGGTATGAGATTGCGCGTCTACCTAACTTTTTTCAAGAGAAGTGTGTGGGCGATATTGCGGCTAAATATCATCGTGAAGGGGAGGGGATTGCTGTTGTGAATCGTTGCCGGGTTGCTGATGGCAAGATGGATGTTGCTACCGGTTTTGCGACCTTAGAAAATAGCAGTGGCAGCGAATTGAAAGTCTCATTTCTTCCTCGTTATCTTCGCTGGGTTCCTTTTACAAAAGGGGATTATTGGGTACTAAGAATTGATCCCGATTATCAGATCTCTTTAGTGGGAGATCCTGATCGAAAATATCTCTGGCTCCTCTCGCGTACACCTACTTTGTCGGCAGAGGTTATTAAGGATTATCTCAATAGTGCAAAGGAGATGGGATATCAGTTAGATAATATTATCTATACCCAAAATAGTGTGGGCGACCAGCAATAG
- the glmS gene encoding glutamine--fructose-6-phosphate transaminase (isomerizing) encodes MCGIFGIISQQKNILPTLLNGLEQLEYRGYDSVGIAFLDKNDLKRLRAVGRVENLLQEASPYESSIGIGHTRWATHGGVSIENAHPHQSSHLMIVHNGIIDGYDEHKQRLQSIGYHFESETDTEVLAHLLHESSTKHDSLLEAVKHVIATISGNYAFLVLDQNNPNELIATAQGCPLIIGLGEESHYIASDIAAIISETNRLLYLEKGDLAILRAGGEPTLFNYQGEALSSEEITDKIKISDLTLEKLDIGTYQHFMLKEIFEQPTVLENTMAKTMAEADHSPFSPTLFGEKAVALFPQIQRIQILACGTSYFAGLVAKYWFEEIAKIPTLVEISSEYRYRTPIVEENTLVITISQSGETLDTIEALKHALELGAMSSLSICNVKESVLPRMSDCSFYTEAGIEVGVASTKAFTTQLMSLFILANSIAMSQGGLSSKEARNNLQMMRELPAMIIQSFNCQELASQWGTLFLEATSALYLGRGIHYPIAAEGALKLKEISYIHAEAYPSGELKHGPLALVDDQMPIIALLPDDALFEKVRANLHEVLARKGQLFIITDSKVPLDDLKGAHIMHLPEVSDLLSPILFTIPIQLIAYYAALQRGEDIDKPRNLAKSLTVE; translated from the coding sequence ATGTGCGGAATTTTCGGAATCATTAGTCAACAAAAGAATATCCTCCCAACCCTCTTAAACGGCTTAGAACAGCTCGAATACCGAGGTTACGATTCTGTCGGTATCGCCTTTTTAGACAAAAATGATTTAAAACGACTCAGAGCTGTAGGCCGTGTTGAAAATCTGCTCCAAGAAGCCTCTCCTTATGAGAGTTCTATCGGTATCGGTCACACTCGCTGGGCAACGCATGGTGGCGTCTCTATCGAAAATGCTCATCCTCATCAATCAAGTCATTTAATGATTGTCCACAATGGGATTATTGATGGTTATGATGAACATAAACAACGCCTTCAAAGTATCGGTTATCACTTTGAGTCAGAGACAGATACGGAAGTATTAGCGCACCTTTTACACGAATCCTCCACAAAACATGATTCGCTCTTAGAAGCAGTAAAGCATGTTATCGCAACTATTAGCGGTAATTATGCATTTTTAGTTTTAGACCAAAACAATCCTAATGAACTGATCGCAACAGCTCAAGGATGCCCTTTAATCATTGGATTAGGAGAAGAGAGCCACTACATCGCCTCCGACATTGCGGCGATAATCTCTGAAACAAATCGTCTTCTCTATTTAGAGAAGGGGGATCTTGCTATCTTACGTGCCGGTGGTGAACCGACGCTCTTTAATTACCAAGGAGAAGCGCTCTCTTCTGAAGAGATTACAGATAAGATCAAAATTTCCGATCTCACATTAGAGAAGCTTGATATCGGCACCTATCAGCACTTTATGCTCAAAGAGATCTTCGAACAGCCAACAGTATTGGAAAATACCATGGCGAAAACGATGGCGGAAGCGGATCACTCACCATTCTCTCCGACGCTTTTTGGAGAAAAGGCTGTAGCGCTATTCCCTCAAATCCAACGAATCCAGATTCTTGCATGTGGTACTTCCTATTTTGCCGGCTTAGTCGCAAAATATTGGTTTGAGGAGATTGCCAAAATTCCAACTCTTGTAGAGATCTCCAGTGAATATCGTTACCGCACACCGATTGTTGAAGAGAACACGCTAGTGATAACGATCTCTCAATCGGGTGAAACATTAGATACCATCGAAGCCCTTAAACATGCATTAGAGCTTGGCGCAATGAGTTCGCTCTCTATCTGCAATGTCAAAGAGAGCGTACTGCCACGCATGAGTGATTGCTCCTTCTATACCGAGGCAGGAATCGAGGTGGGTGTTGCTTCTACAAAAGCATTTACAACACAGCTCATGAGTCTCTTTATATTGGCCAATAGTATTGCCATGAGCCAAGGAGGACTCTCTTCCAAAGAGGCGAGAAATAATCTACAGATGATGCGGGAATTACCGGCGATGATTATTCAGAGCTTTAATTGCCAAGAACTTGCAAGTCAATGGGGAACACTCTTCTTAGAAGCAACTAGCGCACTCTATTTAGGTCGCGGGATTCATTACCCCATTGCGGCTGAAGGTGCATTAAAGCTTAAAGAGATCAGCTATATTCATGCAGAAGCTTATCCATCAGGAGAGTTGAAGCACGGGCCGCTTGCGCTTGTCGATGATCAGATGCCTATTATCGCTCTTCTCCCAGATGATGCCCTCTTTGAAAAGGTCCGCGCCAATCTTCATGAAGTTTTAGCGCGTAAAGGTCAACTCTTTATTATTACCGATAGCAAGGTGCCACTAGATGATCTCAAAGGAGCCCATATTATGCATCTACCTGAAGTGAGTGATCTTTTAAGCCCTATCCTCTTTACCATCCCGATCCAACTAATCGCTTATTATGCGGCACTACAACGAGGAGAGGATATCGATAAACCGAGAAATCTCGCTAAATCACTCACTGTCGAGTAG
- a CDS encoding HutD family protein translates to MELIKYSTLIEEPWKNGLGTTRQIVIWPLDADLSNFEWRVSAAAIIFPGHFSHYPGVSRSLSVLSGKSAELKLGETKQTLSYQGPIVTFDGGDHAEVLSADGPVLDYNVMSRDAAVEHELSCVTLKKEEVYNRKGDFTLVTVFKGCNLIFEGEVVYLAEYDSVLFKKHDGADLVFESADPTTSMLITEVWYK, encoded by the coding sequence ATGGAACTTATAAAATACAGTACACTTATTGAAGAGCCTTGGAAAAACGGGTTAGGGACAACCCGCCAAATTGTTATTTGGCCATTAGATGCGGACCTTAGTAATTTTGAGTGGCGTGTGAGTGCTGCCGCTATCATCTTCCCAGGTCATTTTTCTCATTATCCAGGCGTCTCTAGAAGCTTAAGCGTTCTCTCAGGAAAGAGTGCCGAGCTGAAATTGGGAGAAACAAAACAGACACTCTCTTATCAAGGACCTATTGTGACCTTTGATGGCGGTGATCATGCGGAAGTGTTAAGTGCTGATGGTCCCGTTTTAGATTATAACGTGATGAGTCGTGATGCCGCGGTAGAGCATGAGCTTTCTTGCGTAACATTAAAGAAGGAAGAGGTCTACAATCGTAAAGGTGACTTCACTTTAGTCACTGTTTTCAAAGGTTGTAATCTTATTTTTGAAGGGGAAGTGGTCTATCTTGCTGAATATGATTCCGTCCTGTTTAAGAAGCATGATGGCGCTGATCTCGTTTTTGAGAGTGCCGACCCAACAACATCGATGTTAATTACCGAAGTTTGGTATAAGTAG